A stretch of the Gimesia chilikensis genome encodes the following:
- a CDS encoding threonine ammonia-lyase, protein MQAPTFQDIQEALPRVREVLAPTPLFEWPGLSQLTGTRLFLKHENHQPVGAFKVRGGINLVSTLSDAEREAGIMGCSTGNHGQSLAFAARRFGIKCTIVVPRHNNPDKVRAIQMLGAEIIEAGEDFNEAKHYLETELVDGKRRYVHSANEPKLIAGVGTQGIEIFETLPDPDVVIVPVGMGSGVCGTGIVAKHLHPQTEVIAVQAENAPANQLSWKAGSPQTTETAQTWAEGVATRAGAELTQQIMQSVVDDFLLVGEDEMRLAAYHILKETHNLAEGAGAAALAAVLKYPDRFAGKKVVAVLSGGNLNLAELPEILRLGSD, encoded by the coding sequence ATGCAAGCTCCAACGTTTCAGGATATCCAGGAGGCCCTCCCCCGCGTGAGAGAGGTGCTGGCACCCACTCCCCTTTTCGAATGGCCTGGTCTTAGCCAGCTAACGGGTACTCGACTTTTCCTGAAGCACGAAAACCACCAGCCGGTCGGTGCATTCAAAGTTCGAGGCGGTATTAACCTGGTGAGTACCCTGTCTGACGCAGAGCGTGAAGCGGGTATCATGGGCTGTTCGACTGGCAATCATGGTCAGTCCCTGGCATTCGCGGCCCGCAGATTTGGTATCAAATGCACGATCGTGGTCCCGCGTCATAATAATCCCGATAAAGTCCGCGCTATCCAAATGCTGGGTGCTGAAATCATTGAAGCGGGTGAAGACTTCAATGAAGCCAAACACTATCTGGAAACCGAGCTAGTCGATGGGAAGCGACGTTACGTGCACTCGGCCAATGAACCCAAGCTGATTGCAGGCGTGGGGACCCAGGGCATCGAAATATTTGAAACCCTGCCCGATCCGGATGTCGTCATCGTGCCGGTGGGGATGGGCAGCGGTGTCTGTGGCACGGGCATCGTTGCGAAACACCTGCATCCCCAAACGGAAGTTATCGCGGTACAGGCAGAGAACGCACCGGCAAATCAGCTCTCCTGGAAAGCAGGCAGCCCACAGACAACCGAGACCGCACAGACCTGGGCGGAGGGAGTCGCGACTCGCGCCGGAGCCGAGCTGACACAGCAGATCATGCAGTCGGTGGTCGATGATTTTCTACTGGTCGGCGAAGATGAGATGCGGCTGGCGGCTTACCACATTCTCAAAGAGACCCACAACCTTGCCGAAGGAGCCGGTGCAGCGGCACTGGCAGCTGTCCTGAAATATCCAGATCGGTTTGCGGGTAAAAAGGTGGTGGCCGTCCTCAGTGGTGGCAATCTGAATCTTGCTGAACTTCCAGAGATTTTGCGGCTCGGCTCCGATTAA
- a CDS encoding PSD1 and planctomycete cytochrome C domain-containing protein: MLRVLRCFPGITLLALFTLPVQANAGPPQVNFNRDIRPILSRNCFHCHGPDAEHREADLRLDQETGLKSTSDSAIIHPGQPDQSELFARISSHDADTVMPPADSGKKLTSEEIELFKQWIAEGAQWSQHWAYVKPHASPVPQVKDQQWPVNWIDNFVLSRLEEQGLKPSPEADKITLLRRLSFDLTGLPPTRAEVDAFVKDDSPTAYEKQVDRLLASPHYGERMAMYWLDLVRFADTVGYHGDQDHHISPYRDYVIDAFNRNLPFDQFTREQLAGDLLPDPSLQQKIATGYNRVLQTSHEGGVQRKEYLAIYAADRIRNFSGVWMGATMGCCQCHDHKYDPYTAKDFYSMVAFFADIDEDQHLKRGADRIPTIREPEIFLYSEEEKQKIARLDANIKSIQDKLKAISSPEIQKQSPEEKEQKLKQMAALNKQLGPLKKEREAIDRGAVKTMITVSIKPREIRVLPRGNWLDESGPVVQPAIPEFMGQIKTNHERPTRLDLANWLSAEDGYGPLMARVMANRFWYLFFGRGIAPVLDDFGGQGGPPHYPELLDQLAIKFFEDEWDIKQMVKFIVMSRAYRQSSLESPEQRKADPFNRRLDRQARFRLPAEMVRDNALAISGLLVTDIGGPSVKPYQPAGYYRHLNFPKRKYVSHQDERQWRRGVYMHWQRQFLHPMLKAFDAPSREECTAQRPRSNTPIAAMTLLNDPTFIEAARVFAGHVIQQGGDSDQERINFAFTQATSREPEEYEIEVLQDLLNSNRRAFANRTKEAQALTSTGLTKTETNLEAVELAAWTEVTRALLNLNEVVTRN, translated from the coding sequence ATGTTGCGAGTCTTGCGCTGTTTTCCAGGCATCACTCTGCTGGCGTTATTCACGCTTCCCGTACAGGCAAACGCCGGACCTCCCCAGGTCAATTTCAATCGCGACATCCGACCGATTCTTTCCCGGAACTGTTTCCACTGCCACGGCCCCGATGCAGAGCATCGCGAAGCCGACTTGCGGCTCGATCAGGAAACCGGTCTGAAATCGACTTCCGATTCGGCCATCATCCATCCCGGTCAACCGGATCAGAGTGAGCTCTTCGCACGGATTTCCAGTCATGATGCAGACACCGTGATGCCTCCTGCCGATTCAGGTAAGAAACTGACCAGTGAAGAGATCGAACTGTTCAAACAGTGGATTGCTGAAGGCGCACAATGGTCGCAACACTGGGCGTATGTCAAACCCCATGCCAGCCCGGTCCCTCAAGTCAAAGACCAGCAGTGGCCCGTGAACTGGATTGACAATTTCGTTCTCTCACGCCTGGAAGAGCAGGGGCTGAAACCGTCGCCGGAGGCAGACAAAATCACTCTACTCCGTCGCCTGAGTTTCGACCTGACCGGCCTGCCGCCCACGCGGGCAGAAGTCGACGCATTTGTGAAGGATGACAGTCCCACTGCATATGAAAAGCAGGTTGATCGCCTGCTGGCATCGCCGCATTACGGCGAACGGATGGCGATGTACTGGCTGGACCTGGTCCGCTTTGCAGATACGGTGGGATACCACGGCGACCAGGATCACCACATTTCCCCTTACCGGGATTACGTGATTGATGCCTTCAATCGCAATCTGCCCTTTGATCAGTTTACTCGTGAGCAACTGGCAGGTGACCTGCTGCCTGACCCCAGCTTACAACAGAAGATCGCGACCGGATACAACCGCGTTTTGCAGACATCCCACGAAGGGGGTGTCCAGCGGAAAGAGTATCTGGCGATCTACGCTGCCGACCGCATTCGCAACTTCTCGGGAGTCTGGATGGGAGCCACGATGGGCTGCTGCCAGTGCCACGATCACAAATATGATCCGTATACCGCCAAAGACTTTTATTCGATGGTCGCTTTCTTCGCGGATATCGATGAAGACCAGCATCTGAAACGGGGAGCTGACCGCATTCCGACGATCCGTGAACCGGAAATCTTTCTGTACTCCGAAGAGGAAAAACAGAAGATTGCCAGACTCGACGCCAATATCAAATCTATCCAAGATAAGTTGAAAGCCATTTCCAGTCCGGAGATCCAGAAACAGTCGCCGGAAGAAAAAGAGCAGAAGCTCAAACAGATGGCTGCGTTAAACAAGCAATTGGGGCCTCTGAAAAAAGAACGGGAGGCCATTGATCGCGGTGCGGTCAAAACCATGATTACCGTTTCCATTAAACCTCGCGAAATTCGAGTTCTCCCCCGAGGAAACTGGCTGGATGAAAGTGGCCCTGTGGTCCAACCTGCGATCCCGGAATTTATGGGGCAGATCAAAACAAACCACGAGCGTCCCACACGACTGGACCTGGCCAACTGGCTCTCAGCCGAAGACGGATATGGTCCCCTGATGGCCCGCGTAATGGCAAACAGGTTCTGGTATCTGTTCTTCGGTCGTGGAATCGCGCCGGTACTGGACGACTTTGGAGGCCAGGGAGGCCCACCCCATTATCCTGAACTGCTCGATCAACTGGCGATCAAGTTTTTCGAAGATGAGTGGGACATCAAACAGATGGTGAAATTCATCGTCATGAGCCGCGCTTACCGTCAGTCATCACTGGAATCTCCCGAACAGCGGAAAGCAGATCCCTTCAACAGACGCCTCGACCGCCAGGCCCGCTTCCGCCTGCCTGCGGAGATGGTCCGTGATAACGCACTGGCAATCAGCGGACTGCTGGTAACCGACATTGGTGGCCCGAGCGTGAAGCCGTATCAGCCTGCAGGCTACTATCGACATTTGAATTTTCCGAAGCGAAAATATGTATCGCATCAGGACGAACGACAATGGCGACGCGGCGTCTACATGCACTGGCAGCGTCAGTTCCTGCATCCGATGCTCAAAGCCTTCGATGCCCCCAGTCGCGAAGAATGTACGGCGCAGCGGCCCCGTTCGAACACCCCGATCGCAGCCATGACCCTGCTTAACGATCCCACATTTATTGAAGCAGCCCGCGTTTTCGCGGGGCATGTGATCCAACAGGGAGGCGACTCCGATCAAGAACGCATCAATTTCGCCTTCACCCAGGCGACGTCACGCGAACCGGAAGAGTACGAGATTGAAGTACTGCAGGACCTGCTGAACTCGAACCGGCGTGCGTTTGCTAATCGGACCAAAGAGGCCCAGGCTCTGACCAGTACCGGCCTTACTAAAACCGAAACCAACCTGGAAGCGGTTGAACTCGCGGCCTGGACGGAGGTTACACGGGCTCTGCTCAACCTGAATGAAGTGGTGACGAGGAATTAA
- a CDS encoding DUF1501 domain-containing protein encodes MFDFNQLQTHLNRRTFLSRSGVGLGSAALGSLLTRDGLAAAQSKTVTTASDGLPGLPHFAPKAKRVIFLCMAGGPTHLETFDYKPKLAEMDGKPFPESYTKGQPIAQLQGRDLKCQGPLTKFRKYGENGQEISDFLPWTAKIADDICIVRSMVTEQINHDPAHTFMNTGTAISGRPSMGSWVTYGLGSETEELPGFVVLTSVGGRNPQPIASRQWGTGFLPSRYQGVQFNSTGDPVNYLKNPAGITDPQQKELIDAVRKLDRFRNQSVSNPEIDTRIAAYEMAFRMQTSVPELMDLSDESKETLEMYGAEAGSGTYATNCLLARRLAERGSRFIHLYHRGWDHHGGLVRYMNTCCGLTDKPTWALINDLKSRGMLDETLVIWGGEFGRTPMFQGKGGAGRDHHIKGFSMWMAGGGIKGGISYGNTDELGYNSVENIVHVRDLHATMLHLLGIDHKRFSVEFQGLDTKLTGVEEARVIKEVLT; translated from the coding sequence ATGTTCGACTTCAATCAATTACAGACACATTTGAATCGGCGCACCTTTCTCTCCCGTTCCGGCGTTGGTCTGGGATCGGCGGCACTGGGGTCGCTGCTCACCCGCGATGGTCTGGCTGCAGCGCAATCAAAAACGGTGACAACGGCCAGTGATGGCCTACCCGGTCTGCCGCACTTCGCTCCCAAAGCGAAACGGGTGATTTTTCTCTGCATGGCGGGAGGACCGACTCATCTGGAAACCTTCGATTACAAACCGAAGCTGGCGGAAATGGATGGGAAGCCTTTTCCGGAAAGTTATACCAAAGGTCAACCCATTGCCCAGCTGCAGGGGCGCGATCTCAAGTGCCAGGGACCATTGACCAAGTTTCGCAAGTACGGCGAGAACGGCCAGGAAATCAGTGACTTTCTCCCCTGGACCGCCAAAATCGCAGATGATATCTGCATCGTGCGTTCGATGGTCACTGAGCAGATCAATCACGATCCCGCGCACACCTTCATGAACACAGGCACGGCGATCAGCGGTCGACCGTCAATGGGATCCTGGGTCACTTATGGACTGGGAAGTGAGACCGAAGAACTCCCCGGCTTCGTAGTCTTGACCAGTGTCGGCGGACGTAATCCACAGCCGATCGCTTCGCGTCAGTGGGGAACCGGCTTTCTTCCCAGCCGGTATCAGGGAGTTCAGTTCAATTCGACCGGCGATCCGGTGAACTATCTCAAAAACCCCGCAGGGATTACCGATCCCCAGCAGAAAGAACTGATTGACGCCGTCCGAAAACTGGATCGTTTCCGCAATCAAAGTGTTTCCAATCCGGAAATCGATACCCGCATTGCGGCTTACGAGATGGCGTTTCGGATGCAGACCTCTGTTCCGGAACTGATGGATCTGTCTGATGAATCAAAAGAGACGCTGGAAATGTACGGAGCCGAAGCGGGTTCGGGCACCTATGCTACAAACTGTCTGCTGGCCCGACGACTGGCGGAGCGGGGTTCCCGTTTCATTCATCTCTATCATCGTGGCTGGGACCACCATGGAGGTCTGGTACGCTACATGAATACCTGTTGCGGTCTGACCGATAAACCAACGTGGGCTCTGATCAACGATCTCAAATCACGTGGGATGCTGGATGAAACCCTCGTGATCTGGGGAGGGGAATTTGGCAGAACACCTATGTTCCAGGGCAAGGGAGGCGCCGGCCGGGACCATCACATTAAAGGTTTTTCCATGTGGATGGCCGGTGGAGGGATAAAAGGTGGAATTTCTTATGGTAATACAGACGAACTAGGCTATAATTCCGTTGAAAACATAGTACACGTGCGTGATCTGCATGCAACCATGCTGCATCTCTTAGGAATTGATCACAAGCGCTTCAGCGTTGAATTCCAGGGCCTGGACACCAAACTCACTGGTGTCGAAGAAGCACGCGTCATTAAAGAAGTACTGACGTAG
- a CDS encoding DUF1570 domain-containing protein: MSTCLQSFLFCLRGVSLFCLLAVPVCAKPPSLIELKTEDQVFTGKSLIHDHDVSWMVDQTGMLSEVPLKKVTSFRRVSSEFQTLSLSEMKKQLQDEFGPLFEVTTTRHYLVCAPRGKARAYANVFEELYQSFSHYFALRGYQVKTPEFMMVAVIFPDQQQFFEYCRKDGVRAGQGLLGYYHPYTNRTALFDQSAAPTVGELEQTQSGTQLTYSRISNSGKNLTEALRDTMIHEATHQLAFNTGLHSRIGDNPRWVVEGLATTFESDELRSHTGGKADSTSRINRDRLIWFMNYSRSRRKQDSLRSFIREDKLFKTSTLDAYAESWALTFFLVETQPARYARYLKQVAQRDPLKPYTADARERDFQQAFKTNLRSLEVDYLKFMDQLAESLVKQSHP, translated from the coding sequence ATGTCAACCTGCCTGCAATCATTCCTGTTCTGTCTCAGAGGCGTCAGTCTCTTCTGCCTGCTGGCAGTACCTGTCTGCGCCAAACCTCCTTCCCTGATCGAACTTAAGACCGAAGACCAGGTATTCACCGGAAAATCTCTGATTCATGACCACGATGTGAGCTGGATGGTCGATCAGACGGGCATGTTGTCAGAAGTTCCTTTGAAAAAAGTAACCTCGTTCCGCAGGGTATCATCCGAGTTTCAAACGCTTTCTCTTTCCGAGATGAAAAAACAACTACAGGACGAATTCGGTCCCCTGTTTGAAGTCACGACGACCCGGCATTACCTGGTGTGTGCCCCACGCGGAAAAGCACGCGCCTATGCTAACGTGTTTGAAGAGCTATATCAGTCGTTCAGTCATTACTTCGCCTTGCGTGGCTACCAGGTGAAAACTCCTGAATTCATGATGGTGGCGGTGATCTTTCCGGATCAGCAGCAGTTCTTCGAATACTGTCGCAAAGATGGTGTCCGCGCTGGTCAGGGTTTACTGGGTTACTATCACCCTTATACAAACCGGACGGCGCTGTTCGACCAGAGTGCAGCTCCCACAGTCGGAGAACTGGAACAGACGCAGAGCGGCACACAACTCACGTATTCCCGAATCTCAAACAGCGGCAAGAATCTGACCGAGGCACTACGGGATACCATGATCCATGAAGCGACGCATCAGCTTGCCTTCAATACCGGTCTTCACTCGCGAATTGGCGATAATCCCCGCTGGGTTGTAGAAGGCCTGGCGACTACTTTCGAGTCCGACGAGCTCCGTTCCCATACGGGAGGCAAAGCGGACTCCACTTCCCGCATCAACCGCGATCGGCTGATCTGGTTCATGAATTATTCCCGGAGCCGACGCAAACAGGATTCCCTGCGTTCCTTCATCCGGGAAGATAAGTTATTTAAAACTTCGACACTGGATGCGTACGCTGAATCCTGGGCACTCACCTTTTTTTTGGTGGAAACACAACCGGCCCGCTATGCACGCTACCTGAAACAGGTTGCCCAGCGCGATCCACTTAAACCGTATACCGCAGATGCACGGGAGCGGGATTTTCAGCAGGCGTTTAAAACGAATCTGCGTTCACTCGAAGTCGACTACTTAAAATTTATGGACCAACTCGCAGAGAGCCTGGTCAAACAGAGTCATCCCTGA
- a CDS encoding glucose 1-dehydrogenase codes for MRFRDRVVIVTGGSKGIGEGCSRVFCAEGGHVAILARGIQAGQALARELNEAGPGKAMFVQCDVGEHEQLRSAIELVVEQYGRLDCIINNAGVHPPAMSLEETSIEEMEQLMRVNFLSTFAGAKYALPHLRKTKGTIVNMSSITAVLGQHHSTAYCSTKGAQVSFTKSLAIELGEAGIRVNAILPSNIDTPLMHDWAATLPDPQTALKRVADLQVFKRMGTIEEMGKLALFLATEDSSFITGQAIEAEGGASLDY; via the coding sequence ATGAGATTTCGAGATCGCGTCGTGATTGTCACCGGTGGCAGCAAGGGGATCGGCGAAGGCTGTTCCCGTGTCTTTTGTGCAGAGGGTGGCCACGTGGCGATTCTGGCCCGGGGCATTCAGGCAGGTCAGGCACTGGCTCGCGAACTGAACGAAGCCGGCCCCGGAAAAGCGATGTTCGTGCAATGCGATGTCGGTGAGCACGAACAGCTCCGCTCCGCAATCGAACTGGTCGTCGAGCAATATGGACGACTTGACTGCATCATCAATAATGCCGGCGTGCATCCGCCCGCGATGTCCCTGGAAGAGACCAGCATCGAAGAGATGGAACAGCTGATGCGCGTCAACTTCCTCAGCACCTTCGCGGGGGCCAAATACGCGCTGCCTCACTTGCGGAAAACCAAAGGGACGATCGTCAATATGTCGTCGATTACCGCAGTCCTGGGGCAGCATCACTCAACGGCTTACTGCTCCACCAAAGGCGCGCAGGTCAGCTTTACCAAATCACTGGCGATTGAACTGGGCGAAGCAGGCATCCGCGTGAATGCGATTCTTCCCAGTAATATCGACACCCCACTGATGCACGACTGGGCAGCGACACTACCCGATCCCCAGACCGCTCTGAAACGAGTTGCTGATCTGCAGGTCTTCAAGCGGATGGGAACCATTGAAGAGATGGGCAAGCTGGCTTTGTTCCTGGCCACCGAGGATTCCAGTTTTATTACCGGACAGGCCATCGAAGCCGAAGGGGGCGCCAGCCTCGATTACTGA
- a CDS encoding 3-keto-disaccharide hydrolase: MTGLKRVFRVLVVLMFLGTAYHTYANLVEEYKNGLIWEEPKVVETAPHQPPSDAIVLFDGKNMDQWKGGDKWKIKDGYVVADKQSIETKQSFGDCQLHIEFATPAKVEGNGQGRGNSGVFLMGNYEVQILDSYDNKTYFDGQAAAIYKQYPPLVNACRKPGEWQSYDIIFNAPRFNEYGQLLKPAYLTVIQNGVIVQNHTELQGATYYHQPPFYTAHEDKLPIELQFHKNPVKFRNIWIRELAEIHPVGCVCPE; the protein is encoded by the coding sequence ATGACTGGTCTGAAACGCGTTTTTCGTGTTCTCGTTGTTTTAATGTTTCTGGGAACCGCCTATCACACCTACGCCAACCTGGTCGAAGAATATAAGAATGGTCTGATCTGGGAAGAACCCAAGGTCGTAGAAACGGCCCCGCATCAGCCTCCTTCCGATGCGATCGTCCTCTTTGATGGGAAGAATATGGATCAATGGAAGGGGGGCGACAAGTGGAAGATCAAAGACGGGTATGTCGTCGCTGACAAACAGAGCATCGAGACCAAACAGTCATTTGGCGACTGTCAGCTGCACATTGAATTCGCGACTCCGGCCAAAGTCGAAGGTAACGGCCAGGGGCGTGGCAACAGTGGTGTGTTTCTGATGGGAAATTATGAAGTTCAGATTCTCGATTCGTATGACAACAAAACCTACTTCGACGGTCAGGCTGCTGCCATCTACAAGCAGTATCCACCGCTGGTGAATGCCTGTCGCAAACCAGGTGAATGGCAGTCTTACGACATCATTTTCAACGCACCCCGTTTCAATGAGTATGGTCAGTTGCTCAAGCCCGCATACCTGACCGTCATTCAGAACGGCGTTATCGTACAGAACCACACGGAACTGCAGGGGGCAACTTACTACCACCAGCCGCCGTTCTATACGGCTCATGAAGACAAGTTGCCCATTGAGTTGCAGTTTCACAAAAATCCGGTCAAATTCCGGAATATCTGGATTCGCGAGCTGGCAGAAATTCATCCCGTCGGCTGTGTCTGTCCTGAGTAA
- the purB gene encoding adenylosuccinate lyase gives MSHLTYENPLISRYASKEMSQIWSAQKKHSTWRRLWVALAESQHEMGLPVTREQVESLRAAVDDIDFEYAAREEKKRRHDVMAHVHTYGERCPDALSIIHLGATSCFVTDNSELIMIRESLEQIRKRLVAVIDQLAKFAAEYRDLPCLGFTHLQPAQPTTVGKRATLWCYDLILDLEEIEYRIEKLRFRGVKGTTGTQATFLQLFKGDHAKVDELDRRVTEKMGFKDRYAVTGQTYSRKVDAQVLSALSGIGQSAHKAGNDVRILQNRKELEEPFEKHQIGSSAMAYKRNPMRSERMCSLARFAISLTANAEDTAATQWMERTLDDSANRRLSLPQSFLAIDAVLILYRNIVDGMVVYPKVIEKHLNEELPFMATEEFLMAGVEAGGDRQDLHERIRVHSQDAGAEVKVNGGQNDLIERLQKDPAFAGCDLASALDARKYIGRAPEQVDAFIAEIVDPVRQRYQADLDQSVEDLKV, from the coding sequence TTGAGTCACCTTACCTACGAAAACCCTTTAATCAGTCGTTACGCTTCGAAGGAAATGAGCCAAATCTGGTCGGCTCAGAAAAAGCACTCCACCTGGCGTCGTTTGTGGGTGGCCCTGGCGGAATCACAGCACGAAATGGGACTGCCCGTCACCCGGGAGCAGGTCGAATCTCTGAGAGCAGCCGTCGATGATATCGATTTCGAATACGCAGCCAGGGAAGAAAAGAAGCGACGTCACGACGTGATGGCGCACGTGCACACTTACGGGGAACGCTGCCCTGACGCACTGTCAATTATCCACCTCGGGGCCACCAGCTGTTTTGTCACTGACAACAGCGAATTGATCATGATCCGTGAAAGCCTGGAGCAGATTCGCAAGCGGCTTGTCGCAGTTATCGATCAACTGGCAAAGTTCGCCGCCGAATATCGGGACCTGCCCTGCCTCGGGTTTACCCACCTTCAACCTGCCCAGCCGACAACAGTTGGTAAACGGGCTACGCTGTGGTGCTACGATCTGATTCTGGATCTGGAAGAGATCGAATACCGCATCGAAAAGCTCCGCTTCCGGGGTGTGAAGGGAACAACGGGTACCCAGGCAACGTTTCTGCAACTCTTCAAAGGTGATCATGCGAAAGTCGACGAACTCGATCGCCGCGTCACGGAAAAGATGGGCTTCAAAGATCGCTATGCAGTCACCGGGCAGACCTATTCACGAAAAGTCGATGCCCAGGTACTCAGTGCCCTCAGCGGCATTGGTCAGTCGGCGCACAAGGCGGGCAACGATGTACGTATTCTGCAGAACCGCAAAGAACTGGAAGAACCGTTCGAGAAACATCAGATTGGTTCGTCTGCCATGGCTTACAAACGCAACCCCATGCGTTCCGAACGCATGTGTTCTCTGGCACGCTTCGCGATCAGCCTGACCGCGAATGCGGAAGATACCGCAGCCACCCAGTGGATGGAGCGGACACTGGATGACAGCGCCAACCGTCGACTGTCGCTGCCTCAATCTTTTCTGGCCATTGATGCGGTGCTGATTCTGTATCGCAACATTGTCGATGGCATGGTCGTCTATCCCAAGGTGATTGAGAAGCATCTCAATGAGGAACTTCCCTTCATGGCGACTGAAGAGTTCCTGATGGCAGGCGTCGAAGCGGGCGGAGATCGCCAGGATCTTCACGAACGGATCCGCGTGCATAGTCAGGATGCTGGTGCCGAAGTCAAAGTGAATGGCGGTCAAAATGATCTGATCGAACGTCTGCAGAAAGATCCGGCTTTTGCCGGCTGCGATCTGGCCAGCGCCCTGGATGCCCGAAAATACATCGGCCGGGCTCCGGAGCAGGTTGACGCCTTTATCGCGGAAATTGTGGATCCGGTACGGCAGCGGTATCAGGCCGACCTGGATCAGTCAGTTGAGGATCTCAAGGTCTGA
- a CDS encoding metal-dependent transcriptional regulator, whose amino-acid sequence MNATSLTVENYLKAILQISLQSGSEWISTGELARYMDVAPGTVTSMLKTLKQSKLVEYRPYEGASLTEAGKHSAIRVLRRHRLIELFLFQTLKLTWDQIHAEAENMEHAVSDFLVDHIDEYLGFPEADPHGDPIPSIDGRMRRAYPNLTTLAACQPGTHVKIVQVTDQETEFLRFLSRSGLQLGSQGVVKEKNSEAGIVVSEWNGQTLSMGVHVAENVKVVPVEAA is encoded by the coding sequence GTGAACGCAACTAGTTTAACAGTCGAGAATTATCTAAAAGCGATCCTGCAGATCAGTCTCCAGTCCGGTTCGGAATGGATCAGCACCGGAGAACTGGCCCGCTACATGGACGTTGCTCCCGGAACCGTCACCAGTATGCTCAAAACTCTGAAGCAGTCTAAGCTGGTGGAATATCGACCCTACGAAGGCGCCAGCCTGACTGAGGCCGGTAAGCATTCCGCGATTCGCGTCCTCAGACGACACCGTCTGATCGAACTGTTCCTGTTTCAGACATTGAAGCTGACCTGGGATCAGATTCATGCGGAAGCCGAAAACATGGAGCACGCGGTCAGCGACTTTCTCGTGGACCATATCGACGAATATCTGGGCTTCCCGGAAGCCGATCCGCATGGCGATCCTATTCCGTCGATCGACGGTCGGATGCGGCGGGCCTATCCGAACCTGACCACCCTCGCGGCGTGTCAACCTGGTACACACGTCAAGATCGTTCAGGTCACCGATCAGGAAACCGAGTTTTTACGTTTTCTCTCCCGCTCCGGGTTACAGCTCGGATCGCAGGGAGTCGTCAAAGAGAAAAACAGCGAGGCAGGAATTGTTGTCTCGGAATGGAACGGACAGACGCTCTCCATGGGAGTCCATGTTGCTGAGAACGTCAAAGTTGTTCCTGTGGAAGCAGCTTAA